A window of Zingiber officinale cultivar Zhangliang chromosome 5A, Zo_v1.1, whole genome shotgun sequence contains these coding sequences:
- the LOC121981974 gene encoding phytochrome A-associated F-box protein-like — protein sequence MVSRFSSSFSSPAAAAATASNGASSPFAFLSDDVILNILAKLESDPRDWARFACVSSRLSSLVRTVCCRSSCCRSLPPDLLSSTTDTAEAWSSLHKLSVCCPGLHHAGVLLEHSDFGLERDIGPYLSPPSCSSFSPSSCSSDPRNTPSQDPSDVSGWSVFDDLYSDTVYDNSEAQDAAFIPIEPSPGDNAITVGSIAPIRRMKPWVGPLNSHLATGPWTLSREQGNKLLASRYRGDCLYICDWPGCIHAEEKRKYMLFRGAFKNFKRSRVWKTISDSNKAKIGLACAFCACRETWDLHSAFCLRRVFGFHDDGEPVVRAYVCENGHVSGAWTERPLYA from the coding sequence ATGGTCTCgcgcttttcttcctctttttcctccCCCGCCGCTGCGGCTGCCACCGCCTCCAACGGCGCCTCCTCTCCCTTTGCCTTCCTCTCCGACGACGTCATCCTCAACATCCTCGCCAAACTCGAATCCGATCCCCGCGATTGGGCCCGCTTCGCCTGCGTCTCCTCCCGCCTCTCCTCTCTCGTCCGCACCGTCTGCTGCCGCTCCAGCTGCTGCCGCTCCCTCCCACCGGATCTCCTTTCCTCCACCACCGACACGGCCGAAGCCTGGTCGTCCCTTCATAAGCTCTCTGTCTGCTGCCCCGGCCTCCACCACGCTGGCGTCCTCCTAGAGCACTCCGACTTCGGCCTCGAGCGCGACATCGGCCCCTATCTATCTCCTCCCTCTTGCTCCTCCTTTTCTCCGTCCTCGTGTTCGAGCGATCCGCGAAATACCCCATCACAGGACCCCTCCGACGTTTCCGGCTGGTCCGTCTTCGATGACCTCTACTCTGACACCGTCTACGACAATTCAGAGGCTCAAGATGCTGCCTTTATTCCGATCGAACCCTCCCCCGGCGATAACGCCATCACAGTCGGTTCGATTGCCCCCATTAGGAGGATGAAGCCGTGGGTGGGACCGCTAAACTCCCATTTGGCTACGGGGCCTTGGACTCTAAGCCGTGAGCAGGGCAACAAGCTGCTCGCCAGCCGCTATAGGGGCGATTGCCTGTATATATGCGACTGGCCTGGATGCATTCACGCGGAGGAAAAGCGAAAGTACATGCTGTTTAGGGGGGCCTTCAAAAACTTCAAGCGGTCGAGGGTGTGGAAGACGATAAGTGACTCGAACAAGGCTAAGATTGGCTTGGCTTGTGCTTTCTGTGCTTGCAGGGAGACATGGGATCTTCACTctgcattttgcttgaggagggTCTTTGGGTTTCATGACGATGGGGAGCCGGTGGTCAGGGCCTATGTTTGCGAGAATGGCCATGTCTCTGGGGCATGGACTGAGAGACCGTTGTATGCTTGA
- the LOC121981975 gene encoding serine/arginine-rich splicing factor SR30-like isoform X3 — translation MSKRYSRTIYVGNLPGDIREREVEDLFHKYGPIIDIDLKIPPRPPGYAFIEFEDPRDAEDAIRGRDGYTFDGHKLRVELAHGGRNQSSSLDRHRSYNSGGHRGGVSRRTEYRVMVTGLPSSASWQDLKDHMRRAGDVCFSEVFRNGRGTHGIVDYTNYDDMKYAIKKLDDSEFRNAFSRAYIRVKQYDSERSLSRSRSRSRSYSRSVSPADGRSRSRSRSKSPKAQSSRRSLSGSRSRSASSRSRSRSISRSPVRSRSPVTSPHNDKLANKSPTKHSPNSTRSLSPVTSPRDVKPASKNTVRSQNASPSSSPEARSD, via the exons ATGAGTAAGCGATACAGTCGAACCATCTACGTCGGCAATCTCCCAGGGGACATACGTGAAAGAGAGGTGGAAGATCTGTTCCACAAG TATGGACCAATTATTGATATTGATCTGAAGATTCCTCCAAGGCCTCCAGGTTATGCATTTATTGAG TTTGAAGATCCTCGTGATGCTGAAGATGCTATTCGTGGTCGTGATGGATATACTTTTGATGGTCACAAATTACGG GTGGAACTTGCTCATGGCGGAAGGAACCAATCGTCATCACTTGATAGGCATAGAAGCTACAACAGTGGAGGTCATCGCGGTGGTGTTTCCAGGCGCACCGAGTATCGTG TTATGGTCACTGGTTTACCTTCCTCGGCATCATGGCAAGACTTGAAG GATCACATGCGCCGAGCTGGTGATGTCTGCTTTTCTGAAGTTTTTCGCAATGGGCGAG GTACTCATGGGATTGTAGATTATACAAACTATGATGACATGAAGTATGCA ATTAAGAAGCTTGATGACTCTGAGTTCCGGAATGCATTTTCACGGGCATATATAAGA GTGAAGCAGTATGATTCGGAGAGAAGCTTGTCTAGGAGCCGAAGTCGTAGCCGCTCTTATTCAAGAAGTGTAAGTCCAGCCGATGGTAGGAGCCGCAGCCGAAGTCGAAG CAAGTCACCGAAGGCACAGTCATCACGTCGTTCCTTGTCTGGTTCTCGGTCAAGATCTGCATCTTCTCGTTCTCGTAGCCGTTCAATATCAAG ATCTCCAGTAAGATCCAGATCTCCAGTTACTTCT CCTCATAATGACAAGCTTGCAAATAAAAGTCCTACTAAACACAGTCCTAACAGTACCCGGAGCTTATCTCCTGTTACTTCT CCCCGTGATGTCAAACCTGCAAGTAAAAACACTGTTAGGAGCCAGAACGCATCTCCATCTTCCTCACCTGAG GCAAGATCTGATTAG
- the LOC121981975 gene encoding serine/arginine-rich splicing factor SR30-like isoform X1: MSKRYSRTIYVGNLPGDIREREVEDLFHKYGPIIDIDLKIPPRPPGYAFIEFEDPRDAEDAIRGRDGYTFDGHKLRVELAHGGRNQSSSLDRHRSYNSGGHRGGVSRRTEYRVMVTGLPSSASWQDLKDHMRRAGDVCFSEVFRNGRGTHGIVDYTNYDDMKYAIKKLDDSEFRNAFSRAYIRVKQYDSERSLSRSRSRSRSYSRSVSPADGRSRSRSRSKSPKAQSSRRSLSGSRSRSASSRSRSRSISRSPVRSRSPVTSPRNGKPASKSPSEQTPSSSRSLSPPHNDKLANKSPTKHSPNSTRSLSPVTSPRDVKPASKNTVRSQNASPSSSPEARSD; encoded by the exons ATGAGTAAGCGATACAGTCGAACCATCTACGTCGGCAATCTCCCAGGGGACATACGTGAAAGAGAGGTGGAAGATCTGTTCCACAAG TATGGACCAATTATTGATATTGATCTGAAGATTCCTCCAAGGCCTCCAGGTTATGCATTTATTGAG TTTGAAGATCCTCGTGATGCTGAAGATGCTATTCGTGGTCGTGATGGATATACTTTTGATGGTCACAAATTACGG GTGGAACTTGCTCATGGCGGAAGGAACCAATCGTCATCACTTGATAGGCATAGAAGCTACAACAGTGGAGGTCATCGCGGTGGTGTTTCCAGGCGCACCGAGTATCGTG TTATGGTCACTGGTTTACCTTCCTCGGCATCATGGCAAGACTTGAAG GATCACATGCGCCGAGCTGGTGATGTCTGCTTTTCTGAAGTTTTTCGCAATGGGCGAG GTACTCATGGGATTGTAGATTATACAAACTATGATGACATGAAGTATGCA ATTAAGAAGCTTGATGACTCTGAGTTCCGGAATGCATTTTCACGGGCATATATAAGA GTGAAGCAGTATGATTCGGAGAGAAGCTTGTCTAGGAGCCGAAGTCGTAGCCGCTCTTATTCAAGAAGTGTAAGTCCAGCCGATGGTAGGAGCCGCAGCCGAAGTCGAAG CAAGTCACCGAAGGCACAGTCATCACGTCGTTCCTTGTCTGGTTCTCGGTCAAGATCTGCATCTTCTCGTTCTCGTAGCCGTTCAATATCAAG ATCTCCAGTAAGATCCAGATCTCCAGTTACTTCT CCCCGTAATGGCAAACCTGCAAGTAAAAGCCCTAGCGAGCAAACTCCTAGCAGCAGCCGAAGCTTATCTCCA CCTCATAATGACAAGCTTGCAAATAAAAGTCCTACTAAACACAGTCCTAACAGTACCCGGAGCTTATCTCCTGTTACTTCT CCCCGTGATGTCAAACCTGCAAGTAAAAACACTGTTAGGAGCCAGAACGCATCTCCATCTTCCTCACCTGAG GCAAGATCTGATTAG
- the LOC121981975 gene encoding serine/arginine-rich splicing factor SR30-like isoform X2, whose product MSKRYSRTIYVGNLPGDIREREVEDLFHKYGPIIDIDLKIPPRPPGYAFIEFEDPRDAEDAIRGRDGYTFDGHKLRVELAHGGRNQSSSLDRHRSYNSGGHRGGVSRRTEYRVMVTGLPSSASWQDLKDHMRRAGDVCFSEVFRNGRGTHGIVDYTNYDDMKYAIKKLDDSEFRNAFSRAYIRVKQYDSERSLSRSRSRSRSYSRSVSPADGRSRSRSRSKSPKAQSSRRSLSGSRSRSASSRSRSRSISRSPVRSRSPVTSPRNGKPASKSPSEQTPSSSRSLSPPHNDKLANKSPTKHSPNSTRSLSPVTSPRDVKPASKNTVRSQNASPSSSPEI is encoded by the exons ATGAGTAAGCGATACAGTCGAACCATCTACGTCGGCAATCTCCCAGGGGACATACGTGAAAGAGAGGTGGAAGATCTGTTCCACAAG TATGGACCAATTATTGATATTGATCTGAAGATTCCTCCAAGGCCTCCAGGTTATGCATTTATTGAG TTTGAAGATCCTCGTGATGCTGAAGATGCTATTCGTGGTCGTGATGGATATACTTTTGATGGTCACAAATTACGG GTGGAACTTGCTCATGGCGGAAGGAACCAATCGTCATCACTTGATAGGCATAGAAGCTACAACAGTGGAGGTCATCGCGGTGGTGTTTCCAGGCGCACCGAGTATCGTG TTATGGTCACTGGTTTACCTTCCTCGGCATCATGGCAAGACTTGAAG GATCACATGCGCCGAGCTGGTGATGTCTGCTTTTCTGAAGTTTTTCGCAATGGGCGAG GTACTCATGGGATTGTAGATTATACAAACTATGATGACATGAAGTATGCA ATTAAGAAGCTTGATGACTCTGAGTTCCGGAATGCATTTTCACGGGCATATATAAGA GTGAAGCAGTATGATTCGGAGAGAAGCTTGTCTAGGAGCCGAAGTCGTAGCCGCTCTTATTCAAGAAGTGTAAGTCCAGCCGATGGTAGGAGCCGCAGCCGAAGTCGAAG CAAGTCACCGAAGGCACAGTCATCACGTCGTTCCTTGTCTGGTTCTCGGTCAAGATCTGCATCTTCTCGTTCTCGTAGCCGTTCAATATCAAG ATCTCCAGTAAGATCCAGATCTCCAGTTACTTCT CCCCGTAATGGCAAACCTGCAAGTAAAAGCCCTAGCGAGCAAACTCCTAGCAGCAGCCGAAGCTTATCTCCA CCTCATAATGACAAGCTTGCAAATAAAAGTCCTACTAAACACAGTCCTAACAGTACCCGGAGCTTATCTCCTGTTACTTCT CCCCGTGATGTCAAACCTGCAAGTAAAAACACTGTTAGGAGCCAGAACGCATCTCCATCTTCCTCACCTGAG ATCTGA
- the LOC121981975 gene encoding serine/arginine-rich-splicing factor SR34-like isoform X4 has protein sequence MSKRYSRTIYVGNLPGDIREREVEDLFHKYGPIIDIDLKIPPRPPGYAFIEFEDPRDAEDAIRGRDGYTFDGHKLRVELAHGGRNQSSSLDRHRSYNSGGHRGGVSRRTEYRVMVTGLPSSASWQDLKDHMRRAGDVCFSEVFRNGRGTHGIVDYTNYDDMKYAIKKLDDSEFRNAFSRAYIRVKQYDSERSLSRSRSRSRSYSRSVSPADGRSRSRSRSKSPKAQSSRRSLSGSRSRSASSRSRSRSISRFGLKRESLDWILGSGLDMMEMLATILVL, from the exons ATGAGTAAGCGATACAGTCGAACCATCTACGTCGGCAATCTCCCAGGGGACATACGTGAAAGAGAGGTGGAAGATCTGTTCCACAAG TATGGACCAATTATTGATATTGATCTGAAGATTCCTCCAAGGCCTCCAGGTTATGCATTTATTGAG TTTGAAGATCCTCGTGATGCTGAAGATGCTATTCGTGGTCGTGATGGATATACTTTTGATGGTCACAAATTACGG GTGGAACTTGCTCATGGCGGAAGGAACCAATCGTCATCACTTGATAGGCATAGAAGCTACAACAGTGGAGGTCATCGCGGTGGTGTTTCCAGGCGCACCGAGTATCGTG TTATGGTCACTGGTTTACCTTCCTCGGCATCATGGCAAGACTTGAAG GATCACATGCGCCGAGCTGGTGATGTCTGCTTTTCTGAAGTTTTTCGCAATGGGCGAG GTACTCATGGGATTGTAGATTATACAAACTATGATGACATGAAGTATGCA ATTAAGAAGCTTGATGACTCTGAGTTCCGGAATGCATTTTCACGGGCATATATAAGA GTGAAGCAGTATGATTCGGAGAGAAGCTTGTCTAGGAGCCGAAGTCGTAGCCGCTCTTATTCAAGAAGTGTAAGTCCAGCCGATGGTAGGAGCCGCAGCCGAAGTCGAAG CAAGTCACCGAAGGCACAGTCATCACGTCGTTCCTTGTCTGGTTCTCGGTCAAGATCTGCATCTTCTCGTTCTCGTAGCCGTTCAATATCAAG ATTTGGGCTTAAGCGGGAATCTCTGGATTGGATATTAGGATCTGGATTGGATATGATGGAAATGCTTGCAACTATTTTGGTGTTGTAA
- the LOC121981976 gene encoding endoplasmic reticulum-Golgi intermediate compartment protein 3-like, with translation MMILNKLKNLDAYPKINEDFHSRTSSGGVITVVSSIIIFFLFISETRLFFYSATESRLIVDASRGERLQINFDVTFPSVACSLLSVDTVDISGEQHYDIRHDIIKKRLDHLGNVIESKQGGIGAPKIERPLQKHGGRLDHNEAYCGTCYGAEDSDDQCCNSCEEVQEAYKKKGWALTNADLIDQCSREGLFQQIKDEKGEGCNIHGLLDVSKVAGNFHFSVGKSIHQSGIHTHDYNITHKINKLSFGKKFPGVVNPLDGVQWNQGGSSGMYQYFIKVVPTIYQDMRGHKIQSNQFSVTDHFRDGNAQPDHLHGVYFFYDFSPIKVIFTEENRSFLHYVTQLCAIIGGVFTVSGIIDAFVYHGNRTIKKKREIGKYR, from the exons ATGATGATTCTCAACAAGCTCAAGAATCTCGACGCGTACCCCAAGATAAACGAGGATTTCCACTCCCGGACCTCGTCCGGAGGCGTCATCACCGTCGTCTCTTCCATCATCATATTCTTTTTGTTTATCTCCGAAACTA GACTTTTCTTTTACTCAGCAACTGAGAGTAGGCTGATCGTAGATGCTTCAAGAGGAGAAAGGCTACAAATCAAC TTTGATGTTACTTTTCCATCTGTAGCCTGCTCACTTCTTAGTGTTGATACAGTAGACATAAGTGGGGAGCAGCACTATGACATT AGGCATGATATAATAAAGAAACGGTTGGACCATCTAGGAAATGTTATCGAGTCAAAGCAGGGTGGTATTGGTGCTCCAAAG ATTGAAAGGCCTTTACAAAAGCATGGAGGAAGGCTTGATCACAATGAAGCTTACTGTGGTACTTGTTATGGAGCAGAAGAT TCAGATGATCAGTGTTGTAATTCATGTGAAGAGGTTCAAGAAgcatacaagaagaaaggatggGCTCTAACAAATGCTGATCTCATTGATCAG TGTTCTAGAGAAGGATTGTTTCAACAAATCAAAGATGAAAAGGGGGAAGGATGTAATATCCATGGGTTATTGGATGTCAGCAAGGTAGCTGGAAATTTTCACTTCTCTGTTGGAAAAAGCATCCATCAATCAGGCATCCACACACATGATTACAAT ATAACCCACAAGATAAACAAACTATCATTTGGAAAAAAATTCCCTGGTGTGGTGAACCCACTTGATGG AGTGCAGTGGAATCAAGGAGGTTCATCTGGGATGTACCAGTACTTCATCAAG GTAGTTCCAACTATCTACCAAGACATGAGAGGACATAAAATCCAATCGAACCAG TTTTCTGTAACTGATCACTTCAGAGATGGAAACGCACAGCCAGATCACCTTCATGGGGTGTACTTCTTTTATGACTTCTCGCCAATTAAG GTGATTTTCACAGAGGAAAACCGTTCATTCTTGCACTACGTGACACAGCTATGTGCAATAATTGGAG GTGTCTTCACGGTGTCTGGAATTATCGATGCATTTGTTTATCATGGAAACCGAACcatcaagaagaaaagagagattgGAAAATATAGGTGA